A stretch of the Opitutaceae bacterium genome encodes the following:
- a CDS encoding mechanosensitive ion channel family protein encodes MFNHPLLFVFFLLLSPLFPPGAFGQTPATSEGVAAALSEARPTDPTEPAHVVAERTLQQEAVAWMRGLLRAKVGDNTGRQILLSFAILLFTLLVRKAVLEFLLARLKSLTARTSSRYDDGLLTALEGPAGSLLLVVGLFFSVTTLSLDGTVDLVVFRLFQASTLVVVFWGILRLVDLLAEILQDLARDRGQSIYHFIPLIKRAARVFLILIGAILVVQNLGYSVGSLLAGLGIGGLAVALAAQESLSNFFGSVSIAADRPFKVGDWIQVGDRIDGDVEEVGLRSTKVRTWAKSQLSIPNKVLANEIIENWSRMPKRRVKQVIGVTYETKPDQMEELVEAIRGILREDKDVHQEFILVNFTDFGSSSLDILVYYFTVTTKWLAHMDIRQRINLKIMRAIEARGLSVAFPTRTIYFEGDVARRAMARDQPG; translated from the coding sequence TTGTTCAACCATCCTCTGCTCTTCGTCTTCTTTCTCCTTCTCTCGCCGTTATTTCCGCCTGGCGCTTTCGGGCAGACACCCGCCACTTCGGAGGGTGTCGCCGCGGCACTGTCGGAGGCACGTCCAACCGATCCGACCGAGCCGGCCCATGTTGTGGCGGAGCGGACACTCCAGCAGGAAGCGGTTGCCTGGATGCGTGGTCTGTTGCGGGCAAAGGTCGGAGACAATACCGGGCGCCAGATCCTGCTCTCGTTTGCCATCCTCCTCTTCACCCTGCTGGTCCGCAAGGCTGTCCTGGAGTTTCTCCTTGCCCGCCTGAAGAGTCTGACCGCCCGAACCTCTTCCCGCTACGATGACGGCCTCCTGACCGCCCTGGAGGGGCCGGCCGGAAGCCTGTTGCTGGTTGTCGGACTCTTTTTCTCGGTCACGACCCTGAGTCTCGATGGGACGGTGGACCTGGTCGTTTTCCGCCTTTTCCAGGCGTCCACTCTGGTGGTCGTATTCTGGGGAATTCTCCGACTGGTCGACCTCCTGGCCGAAATCCTGCAGGACCTGGCCCGAGATCGGGGTCAGTCGATCTACCATTTCATCCCCCTGATCAAGAGGGCGGCCCGCGTCTTTCTGATCCTGATCGGGGCCATCCTGGTGGTGCAGAACCTCGGCTATTCGGTCGGCAGTCTGCTGGCGGGCCTGGGAATCGGCGGCCTGGCGGTCGCCTTGGCGGCCCAGGAGTCCCTCTCCAACTTCTTCGGGTCGGTCTCCATCGCGGCGGACCGTCCGTTCAAAGTCGGGGACTGGATCCAGGTCGGTGACCGGATCGACGGCGACGTCGAGGAAGTCGGTCTGCGGTCGACCAAGGTGCGGACCTGGGCGAAGTCCCAGCTTTCCATTCCAAACAAGGTCCTCGCCAATGAGATCATCGAGAACTGGAGCCGGATGCCCAAGCGCAGGGTCAAGCAGGTCATCGGAGTCACTTATGAGACGAAGCCCGACCAGATGGAGGAACTGGTCGAGGCCATCCGTGGGATTCTCAGGGAGGACAAAGACGTCCACCAGGAATTCATCCTCGTCAATTTCACCGACTTCGGCAGCAGTTCCCTCGACATTCTGGTCTACTATTTCACGGTGACGACGAAGTGGCTCGCGCACATGGACATCCGTCAGCGGATCAACCTGAAGATCATGCGGGCGATTGAGGCGCGCGGGCTTTCCGTGGCCTTTCCGACCCGGACCATCTACTTCGAGGGCGATGTGGCGCGGCGGGCTATGGCGCGTGATCAGCCGGGTTGA
- a CDS encoding TerC family protein: MTESLHTFPPWAWAAFLLFITAMLAIDLGLFHKESREVGMKEALGWCAVWVTLALSFNLIVYFWQGPQSGLEFLTGYLIELSLSVDNVFVFIVIFSYFGVPSIYHHRVLFWGILGAVILRAVFIFAGIEIITRFEWIVYVFGAFLVFTGIKMARPQHEQEDISRMWVVRVITRFLPFSHEFSGSDFFIRRNGRWLATPLFLVLVVVDFVDVVFAFDSIPAILAITQDRFIVFTSNIFAILGLRSIFFAVSGLMNYCRYLSYGLALILIFVGVKMLLSGFYHLSIQVSLAVVGLVLAVTVVASLLNPLPQTPPAKEDSLPDGPGVGR, from the coding sequence ATGACTGAATCCCTCCACACTTTCCCTCCATGGGCCTGGGCCGCCTTTCTCCTGTTCATCACGGCCATGCTGGCGATCGACCTCGGGCTCTTTCACAAGGAGTCCCGCGAGGTCGGCATGAAGGAAGCCCTCGGCTGGTGCGCAGTGTGGGTCACGCTCGCCCTGAGCTTCAACCTGATTGTTTATTTCTGGCAGGGTCCGCAATCCGGGCTCGAGTTTCTTACCGGTTACCTGATCGAGCTGTCCCTCAGCGTCGACAACGTCTTTGTCTTCATTGTCATCTTCAGCTACTTCGGGGTCCCTTCCATCTATCACCACCGGGTTCTTTTCTGGGGCATCCTGGGGGCGGTGATCCTGAGGGCCGTGTTCATCTTCGCCGGCATCGAGATCATCACCCGCTTCGAATGGATTGTCTATGTCTTCGGGGCTTTCCTCGTCTTCACCGGCATCAAGATGGCCAGGCCCCAGCACGAGCAGGAAGACATTTCCAGGATGTGGGTGGTCCGGGTCATCACCCGTTTCCTGCCGTTCTCCCATGAGTTCTCGGGAAGCGATTTCTTCATCCGGCGCAACGGGCGTTGGCTGGCCACCCCCCTCTTCCTCGTCCTCGTGGTGGTCGATTTCGTCGATGTCGTCTTCGCCTTCGATTCGATCCCCGCCATCCTGGCCATCACCCAGGATCGCTTCATCGTCTTCACCTCCAATATCTTCGCCATCCTCGGTCTGCGATCGATCTTCTTCGCGGTCTCAGGATTGATGAACTACTGCCGCTATCTCTCCTACGGACTGGCGTTGATTCTCATTTTTGTCGGGGTCAAGATGCTCCTGTCCGGTTTCTACCACCTCTCCATCCAGGTTTCGCTCGCCGTGGTCGGCCTGGTCCTCGCCGTGACTGTTGTCGCCTCGCTCCTCAATCCTCTGCCCCAAACCCCACCCGCCAAGGAGGATTCCCTGCCCGACGGTCCCGGAGTGGGCCGGTGA
- a CDS encoding PatB family C-S lyase — MKYDFESVVDRSHSDSQKWQRYRGRDILPMWVADMDFKCAPEIQEALAARLSEGVFGYAGPTPSTIEAAVEAMDRKFEWAIQPEWLVWLPGLVRGLNLACRAVGQPGDSVLTMTPVYGPFLTSPLHADRKRIDVPVLKAGDAWQIDWEALEAAVDTRTRLLLLCNPHNPIGRVYRRNELERLADFSLRHDLIVCSDEIHCELILDPLEHIPWPTLSSGIAERSITLISPSKTFNTAGLACGLAVIPDPRLRSAFKRAGAGILAEVSCFGFTCFEAAWRKGEPWRLALLDHLRANRDRLLDFVRRELPGVTANPIEATYLAWLDISPLGLRNPVTHFESHGIGLSGGREFGGADQVRLNFACPTTTLEQGLQRLKNGVEAARTGSLSSR; from the coding sequence ATGAAATACGACTTCGAATCCGTCGTCGACCGCTCCCATTCCGACAGCCAGAAATGGCAACGCTACCGGGGACGCGACATCCTCCCCATGTGGGTGGCCGACATGGACTTCAAATGTGCCCCGGAAATCCAGGAGGCCCTCGCTGCACGGCTGTCTGAAGGCGTCTTCGGTTATGCGGGCCCGACCCCGTCCACCATCGAAGCGGCCGTCGAGGCGATGGATCGGAAATTCGAATGGGCGATCCAACCGGAGTGGCTGGTCTGGCTGCCGGGCCTGGTCCGCGGACTCAACCTCGCCTGCCGGGCGGTCGGTCAACCGGGGGATTCCGTTCTCACGATGACGCCGGTCTACGGCCCATTCCTCACTTCACCGCTTCATGCGGACCGGAAACGGATCGACGTCCCCGTCCTCAAGGCGGGCGACGCCTGGCAGATTGACTGGGAGGCACTGGAGGCGGCCGTCGACACACGGACCCGCCTCCTGCTGCTCTGCAACCCGCACAATCCCATCGGCCGGGTCTATCGCCGGAACGAACTGGAGCGGCTCGCCGATTTCAGCCTTCGCCATGACCTGATAGTCTGCTCGGATGAAATCCACTGTGAACTGATCCTCGACCCGCTGGAGCACATCCCCTGGCCCACCCTTTCCAGCGGGATCGCCGAACGATCCATCACCTTGATCTCCCCGAGCAAGACCTTCAACACCGCCGGTCTGGCCTGCGGTCTCGCCGTCATCCCGGACCCGAGACTGCGGAGCGCCTTCAAACGGGCCGGCGCCGGGATCCTGGCGGAAGTGAGCTGCTTCGGCTTCACCTGTTTCGAGGCGGCCTGGAGGAAGGGCGAGCCGTGGCGACTTGCCCTGCTCGACCATCTCAGGGCCAACCGCGACCGACTTCTGGACTTCGTGCGCAGGGAACTGCCCGGCGTCACCGCCAACCCGATCGAAGCCACCTATCTGGCCTGGCTCGACATCTCCCCACTCGGACTACGGAATCCGGTGACCCATTTCGAGAGCCACGGCATCGGCCTCTCCGGCGGGCGCGAATTCGGCGGCGCCGACCAGGTGCGGCTGAATTTTGCCTGCCCAACGACCACCCTGGAACAGGGTCTGCAACGCCTCAAGAACGGGGTTGAGGCGGCCCGGACGGGTTCCCTATCGTCACGTTGA
- a CDS encoding PAS domain-containing protein, translating to MNLTLALILGAALGCLLVAAVHAAMWSKDRERFLFLGSAAWSAGTVSFLSEAAWFSLPGSPFWLTLTGLSGVVSAVLLLAAGHALKPERVPRIWLWLVGVCIIWILTCSIGSYPAALLVVPSSVVSGFLMVRAAAVIATQRSQGGPAAIVLAGTLALWGLLIATYPLVPSPSAILDGCYLAQIIFGVVTVICTLLFILERWRGQFRKTEEQLRLSIEQAADGLFITDSNGRYVDVNRQACQLLRGSRDQIIGRTINDVLGPREPAVDPGALAEMVRGRIMRRERVLRRFDGSLVEVEVCATGLSDGRVQAIIRDDSDRKRMERALQESENRFRSLVEHLPIGVALWDQDYRYVYINPIFAELNGLSVEDHIGRTLAEVVPSASGRLQMILQQVLSTEKAIFDLEDVLEADAPTERTRSWRATFFPVHDAQDRPAGVGCCAINVTIGNPSGPPQPRS from the coding sequence ATGAACCTGACCCTTGCGCTCATCCTCGGTGCGGCCCTCGGCTGTCTGTTGGTCGCGGCAGTCCATGCGGCCATGTGGTCGAAGGATCGTGAACGGTTCCTCTTCCTCGGTTCGGCCGCCTGGTCGGCCGGCACGGTCAGTTTCCTGTCGGAGGCCGCTTGGTTTTCCCTTCCCGGCAGCCCGTTCTGGCTGACCTTGACCGGCCTTTCCGGGGTGGTCAGCGCCGTCCTGCTCTTGGCGGCGGGGCACGCCCTGAAGCCGGAGCGGGTTCCGAGGATCTGGCTGTGGCTGGTCGGTGTATGTATTATATGGATACTTACATGCTCGATCGGCAGCTACCCGGCGGCCTTGCTGGTCGTTCCCTCGTCTGTCGTTTCGGGATTCCTCATGGTGCGGGCCGCGGCGGTCATCGCGACCCAGCGGTCGCAGGGAGGACCCGCGGCGATCGTTCTCGCCGGGACCCTTGCCCTTTGGGGTCTGCTCATCGCGACCTACCCGCTGGTTCCCTCGCCTTCGGCCATTCTCGACGGTTGTTACCTCGCGCAGATCATCTTCGGGGTGGTCACGGTGATCTGCACCCTGCTCTTTATTCTCGAGCGGTGGCGGGGGCAGTTCCGCAAGACGGAGGAGCAGCTGCGCCTATCGATCGAGCAGGCGGCGGACGGCCTGTTCATCACTGATTCGAACGGGCGCTACGTCGATGTGAATCGGCAGGCCTGTCAGCTTCTGCGCGGCTCAAGAGACCAGATCATCGGGCGAACGATCAATGATGTCCTTGGTCCGCGCGAGCCCGCTGTGGATCCGGGCGCCCTGGCCGAGATGGTGCGCGGGAGGATCATGCGGCGTGAGCGGGTTCTCAGGCGCTTCGATGGGTCGCTGGTCGAGGTCGAGGTCTGCGCCACCGGCCTTTCCGACGGACGGGTCCAGGCCATCATCCGTGACGATTCGGACCGGAAGCGGATGGAGCGGGCTCTCCAGGAAAGTGAAAACCGATTTCGATCGCTGGTGGAACACCTGCCGATCGGGGTGGCCCTCTGGGATCAGGATTACCGCTATGTTTACATCAATCCGATCTTCGCCGAGCTCAACGGATTGTCGGTCGAGGATCATATCGGACGGACCCTCGCCGAGGTGGTGCCATCCGCATCCGGGCGACTGCAGATGATCCTCCAGCAGGTTCTTTCAACGGAGAAGGCGATCTTTGATCTGGAAGATGTCTTGGAAGCGGACGCCCCGACTGAACGGACACGTTCCTGGCGGGCGACCTTTTTCCCGGTGCATGACGCACAGGACCGACCGGCAGGGGTCGGCTGTTGCGCCATCAACGTGACGATAGGGAACCCGTCCGGGCCGCCTCAACCCCGTTCTTGA
- a CDS encoding GNAT family protein has protein sequence MHPATPLEPVILTDGPVRLEPLAAVHVDGLMRAGAEPSIWTYLPEVRYRTRSDFERLVAEADRDRRAGLSLPFAIVRSEKGVDAVVGTTRYMDIRLRDRGLEIGWTFLDPAHQRTDVNTRCKRLLLGHAFERLGMIRVQLKTDLRNIRSQRAIERLGARREGVLRQHMICADGHIRDTVYFSVIAKEWPLVREGLDRRLARSPPPPVDTALPLSP, from the coding sequence GTGCATCCGGCAACCCCTCTGGAACCCGTTATCCTGACCGATGGCCCGGTCCGCCTCGAACCACTTGCCGCCGTGCATGTCGACGGCTTGATGCGGGCGGGTGCCGAGCCCTCCATCTGGACCTATCTTCCGGAGGTCCGTTATCGGACCCGGTCCGACTTTGAACGACTCGTGGCCGAAGCCGACCGGGATCGGCGGGCGGGGCTGTCCCTTCCCTTCGCCATCGTCCGCTCGGAAAAAGGAGTCGACGCGGTGGTCGGAACGACCCGCTACATGGACATCCGGCTGCGGGACCGCGGGCTGGAGATCGGCTGGACCTTCCTGGATCCGGCTCATCAGCGCACCGACGTGAACACGCGGTGCAAGCGGCTCCTGCTCGGACATGCCTTCGAGCGCCTGGGCATGATCCGGGTCCAGTTGAAGACGGATCTGCGCAATATCCGGTCGCAGCGCGCCATCGAGCGACTGGGCGCCCGTCGCGAGGGAGTCCTCCGGCAGCATATGATCTGCGCGGACGGCCATATCCGCGACACCGTCTATTTCAGCGTGATCGCCAAGGAATGGCCGTTGGTCCGGGAAGGACTCGATCGACGACTTGCGCGGTCGCCGCCGCCGCCGGTTGATACCGCTCTCCCCCTGTCGCCATGA